The genomic window GCCGCGATACTCTTCCCGGTCTTCGCGCGCGCCAGAGAAAAAGCCCGGCAGGCAAGTTGCTCATCGAACCAGAAACAGATCGCATTGGGCATCCTGATGTACGGGCAGGACTACGACGAGGCGTTCCCCGGTTTCTACTACAAGGCAACCACGGCTGATTGGCCGCTGTTCATCTGGATTGACGCGGTCAAGCCCTACGTGAAGAATGAGCAGATCTTCCGCTGTCCCAGCGGCAATGACAGCACCCTCACCGGCC from Armatimonadota bacterium includes these protein-coding regions:
- a CDS encoding DUF1559 domain-containing protein, which codes for MRRGFTLIELLVVIAIIAILAAILFPVFARAREKARQASCSSNQKQIALGILMYGQDYDEAFPGFYYKATTADWPLFIWIDAVKPYVKNEQIFRCPSGNDSTLTG